The proteins below come from a single Miscanthus floridulus cultivar M001 chromosome 1, ASM1932011v1, whole genome shotgun sequence genomic window:
- the LOC136522395 gene encoding RNA polymerase sigma factor sigA-like gives MTATPAVIGLSAGNRLLATSFGSTDLAPPDAHPSLQFAPTAPKLTVVAHRASSSSPAGHARAHAIRALRNHSAPALAPPLPLPPPPADPAPELDTEFEFESSLEAIVLLQRSMLEKQWELPFEDEDEEDERLSKATVVVARSGVSARQRRMSGRRRGPGRKNVTISPELMQSRNRIYLRGTVSKDLLTHKQVIQLSRKIKDGIWLQHQRSKLKEKLGNELSYKQLAQSLWISAPELRARMRESFLAREMLTMSNIRLVISIAQKYDNLGVELADLIQGGLIGLLRGIEKFDASRGFRISTYVYWWIRQGVSRALADNSKTFRLPTYLHERLIAIRGAKYALEDQGIAPTVENIAESLNISEKKVHNATEAVNKVLSLDQQAFPSLNGLPGDTLHSYIEDQNVANDPWHGFEERYLKEEVNNLINSTLNERERDIIRLYHGIGKQCHTWEDISRQFGLSRERVRQVGLIAMEKLKHAARRKHLDALLEEY, from the exons ATGACCGCGACGCCGGCGGTGATCGGGCTGAGCGCCGGCAACCGCCTGCTCGCCACCTCATTCGGCTCCACCGACCTCGCGCCCCCGGACGCGCACCCGTCGCTGCAGTTCGCGCCCACCGCGCCCAAGCTCACCGTCGTCGCGCaccgcgcctcctcctcctcccccgccgGCCACGCGCGCGCGCACGCCATCCGGGCGCTCAGGAACCACTCCGCGCCCGCGCTCgccccgccgctgccgctgccgcctccACCCGCGGACCCGGCGCCGGAGCTGGACACGGAGTTCGAGTTCGAGTCCTCGCTCGAGGCCATCGTGCTGCTGCAGCGCTCCATGCTCGAGAAGCAGTGGGAGCTCCCcttcgaggacgaggacgaggaggacgagagGCTTAGCAAGGCCACGGTGGTGGTGGCGCGGTCGGGCGTCTCGGCGCGCCAGCGGCGGATGAGCGGCCGCCGGCGGGGACCTGGCCGGAAGAACGTCACCATCAGCCCGGAGCTGATGCAGAGCCGGAACCGCATCTACCTCCGGGGCACCGTCAGTAAGGACCTCCTCACGCACAAGCAGGTCATCCAGCTCTCCAGGAAGATCAAGGACGGCATCTGGCTTCAGCACCAAAGATCAAA GCTGAAGGAGAAACTGGGTAATGAGCTGTCATACAAGCAGCTGGCACAATCACTGTGGATATCAGCTCCTGAACTGCGTGCAAGGATGCGCGAGTCGTTTCTTGCGAGGGAGATGCTGACAATGAGCAACATCCGTTTGGTGATATCCATTGCCCAGAAGTATGATAACCTCGGTGTCGAGTTGGCAGACCTTATTCAG GGTGGTCTGATAGGGCTACTCCGTGGGATCGAAAAGTTTGATGCCTCAAGGGGATTTAGGATTTCCACCTATGTGTATTGGTGGATTCGTCAG GGCGTTTCAAGAGCATTGGCTGATAACTCGAAAACGTTCAGGCTCCCTACTTATTTGCATGAGAGGCTGATAGCAATTCGTGGTGCAAAGTATGCGTTGGAAGATCAAGGAATTGCTCCGACAGTAGAG AACATAGCAGAGTCGCTTAATATATCGGAAAAGAAAGTGCACAATGCTACAGAG GCTGTGAACAAGGTTCTTTCACTGGATCAACAGGCGTTCCCCTCCTTAAACGGCCTACCTGGGGACACACTCCATAGT TATATAGAGGATCAAAACGTCGCAAATGATCCATGGCATGGATTTGAGgaaaggtatctcaag GAGGAAGTCAATAATCTTATAAATTCAACTCTCAACGAGCGTGAGAGGGATATTATTCGATTATATCATGGCATAGGAAAACAGTGCCATACATGGGAGGACATCAGCAGACA ATTTGGGTTGTCGAGGGAGCGTGTGAGGCAAGTAGGACTCATTGCGATGGAGAAGCTGAAGCATGCTGCAAGGAGGAAACATTTGGATGCATTGCTTGAGGAATATTGA